From Primulina huaijiensis isolate GDHJ02 chromosome 15, ASM1229523v2, whole genome shotgun sequence, one genomic window encodes:
- the LOC140960219 gene encoding uncharacterized protein isoform X2: MSQTNKMLERALSTRRTPHAGEDGTSLNEDGGAEETGDESKTRKHISVAMRISRSKQGKTVEWTSKDLLKALEEFVPIYETRPIKNNMYGMGFDHSFGLWFITQWLKPDLMIESGAFKGHSTWVLRQAMPETPIVSLSPRHPEKYLKKGPAYVDGNCTYFAGKDFVDFGSMDWARVMKKHGIKDLSRVLIFFDDHQNELKRLKQALKAGFKHLVFEDNYDTGTGDHYSFRQICDQFYIRGGGHSCFKESDEARIRFRRNKFWDKAVDIDELCGPREAWWGVRGHMRDDFNHSNKAITYTEHFENSRFVESVLDVYWELPPVAGPSLTHQTRYDPARASTPVIEDGRYGLFKRLGLSQFDNSVFNGYTQMVYLQVSEPET; encoded by the exons ATGTCGCAAACGAACAAGATGCTTGAGAGAGCACTTTCTACAAGGCGAACGCCGCATGCCGGCGAAGACGGCACCTCCCTCAACGAAGACGGTGGCGCCGAAGAAACCGGGGACGAGTCCAAGACACGGAAGCACATATCAGTCGCTATGCGGATCA GCAGATCGAAACAAGGAAAAACTGTTGAATGGACATCAAAGGATTTACTCAAAGCTCTTGAGGAGTTTGTGCCAATATACGAGACCCGACCTATAAAGAACAACATGTATGGGATGGGATTTGACCATAGTTTTGGACTTTGGTTTATCACACAATGGCTCAAGCCTGACTTGATGATTGAAAGCGGAGCTTTTAAGGGACATTCTACATGGGTTTTAAGGCAAGCAATGCCGGAAACACCTATTGTGTCACTTTCGCCTCGTCATCCAGAAAAGTACCTTAAGAAAGGACCTGCTTATGTTGATGGAAATTGCACATATTTTGCTGGAAAggactttgttgattttgggAGCATGGATTGGGCAAGAGTGATGAAGAAACATGGGATAAAAGATCTCAGCCGGGTTTTAATCTTCTTTGATGATCATCAAAATGAACTAAAAAG ATTAAAGCAAGCACTTAAAGCTGGCTTCAAGCATCTAGTTTTTGAGGACAACTATGATACTGGAACTGGGGACCATTATTCCTTCAGGCAAATATGTGATCAATTTTACATAAGAG GTGGCGGACATAGCTGTTTCAAAGAGAGCGACGAAGCCAGGATAAGATTTAGAAGGAACAAATTCTGGGACAAAGCAGTTGATATAGATGAGCTCTGTGGACCCAGAGAAGCCTGGTGGGGCGTAAGAGGACATATGCGGGATGATTTTAACCATAGCAACAAGGCAATTACTTATACTGAACATTTTGAGAACAGCAGATTTGTTGAGTCAGTACTCGATGTTTACTGGGAGCTTCCCCCTGTTGCTGGTCCTTCACTAACACATCAAACAAGGTACGATCCAGCTCGTGCATCTACTCCTGTCATAGAAGATGGTAGATATGGCTTATTCAAGAGGCTTGGTTTGTCTCAATTTGATAATTCTGTGTTCAATGGATACACCCAAATGGTGTATCTTCAGGTATCTGAACCAGAAACATGA
- the LOC140960219 gene encoding uncharacterized protein isoform X1 has protein sequence MSQTNKMLERALSTRRTPHAGEDGTSLNEDGGAEETGDESKTRKHISVAMRISNYLTRTGYIWPILIIGLPIVIISSFIYHTHDLVCISVSSSDHTSRLRFFGFDGLESDFGSLGVPWCRSKQGKTVEWTSKDLLKALEEFVPIYETRPIKNNMYGMGFDHSFGLWFITQWLKPDLMIESGAFKGHSTWVLRQAMPETPIVSLSPRHPEKYLKKGPAYVDGNCTYFAGKDFVDFGSMDWARVMKKHGIKDLSRVLIFFDDHQNELKRLKQALKAGFKHLVFEDNYDTGTGDHYSFRQICDQFYIRGGGHSCFKESDEARIRFRRNKFWDKAVDIDELCGPREAWWGVRGHMRDDFNHSNKAITYTEHFENSRFVESVLDVYWELPPVAGPSLTHQTRYDPARASTPVIEDGRYGLFKRLGLSQFDNSVFNGYTQMVYLQVSEPET, from the exons ATGTCGCAAACGAACAAGATGCTTGAGAGAGCACTTTCTACAAGGCGAACGCCGCATGCCGGCGAAGACGGCACCTCCCTCAACGAAGACGGTGGCGCCGAAGAAACCGGGGACGAGTCCAAGACACGGAAGCACATATCAGTCGCTATGCGGATCAGTAATTATCTGACCCGAACTGGATACATCTGGCCCATTCTCATAATCGGGCTTCCTATCGTGATTATCTCTTCTTTCATTTATCATACGCATGATTTGGTCTGCATCTCTGTCTCCTCATCCGATCACACTTCGCGGTTGAGATTCTTCGGGTTCGATGGGCTTGAATCGGATTTCGGATCTCTTGGGGTTCCCTGGT GCAGATCGAAACAAGGAAAAACTGTTGAATGGACATCAAAGGATTTACTCAAAGCTCTTGAGGAGTTTGTGCCAATATACGAGACCCGACCTATAAAGAACAACATGTATGGGATGGGATTTGACCATAGTTTTGGACTTTGGTTTATCACACAATGGCTCAAGCCTGACTTGATGATTGAAAGCGGAGCTTTTAAGGGACATTCTACATGGGTTTTAAGGCAAGCAATGCCGGAAACACCTATTGTGTCACTTTCGCCTCGTCATCCAGAAAAGTACCTTAAGAAAGGACCTGCTTATGTTGATGGAAATTGCACATATTTTGCTGGAAAggactttgttgattttgggAGCATGGATTGGGCAAGAGTGATGAAGAAACATGGGATAAAAGATCTCAGCCGGGTTTTAATCTTCTTTGATGATCATCAAAATGAACTAAAAAG ATTAAAGCAAGCACTTAAAGCTGGCTTCAAGCATCTAGTTTTTGAGGACAACTATGATACTGGAACTGGGGACCATTATTCCTTCAGGCAAATATGTGATCAATTTTACATAAGAG GTGGCGGACATAGCTGTTTCAAAGAGAGCGACGAAGCCAGGATAAGATTTAGAAGGAACAAATTCTGGGACAAAGCAGTTGATATAGATGAGCTCTGTGGACCCAGAGAAGCCTGGTGGGGCGTAAGAGGACATATGCGGGATGATTTTAACCATAGCAACAAGGCAATTACTTATACTGAACATTTTGAGAACAGCAGATTTGTTGAGTCAGTACTCGATGTTTACTGGGAGCTTCCCCCTGTTGCTGGTCCTTCACTAACACATCAAACAAGGTACGATCCAGCTCGTGCATCTACTCCTGTCATAGAAGATGGTAGATATGGCTTATTCAAGAGGCTTGGTTTGTCTCAATTTGATAATTCTGTGTTCAATGGATACACCCAAATGGTGTATCTTCAGGTATCTGAACCAGAAACATGA
- the LOC140960030 gene encoding uncharacterized protein isoform X1, whose translation MMAGNPNWWSMNSMHPQFSSQFVFGSSPNSLSSNPFESDHHIYHHQDFPARSWSQLLLGGLAVDEEESRFGSFHQHRKLEENWYQDLRDLNLNRSYTRDSVVDFKQDHDLDYDHHHQFQANRSSQPSDVHDSSWPNQLLPVSSPTSCTTNLRHRSLNFPGEKATVTGAAERKNHLHNQEHSYECNNSGNGGVPKKARVQQSSPQPALKVRKEKLGDRISALHQIVSPFGKTDTASVLSEAIRHIIFLQAQIQVEERNSFPHEEHGQNSNGSRRVLKDLRSRGLCLVPIFYTQHVGNDNDGVDYWAPPPAPGRAF comes from the exons ATGATGGCTGGAAACCCTAACTGGTGGAGCATGAATAGCATGCACCCACAATTTTCTTCTCAATTTGTATTTGGTTCCAGTCCTAATTCACTTTCTTCAAACCCTTTTGAATCTGATCATCATATTTACCATCACCAAGATTTCCCTGCTCGTTCATGGAGCCAACTTCTTCT AGGTGGCTTGGCTGttgatgaagaagaaagcaGGTTTGGTAGTTTTCATCAACATAGGAAGCTGGAAGAGAATTGGTATCAAGACCTGCGAGATTTGAATCTGAACCGGAGTTATACTAGGGATTCTGTTGTCGATTTCAAGCAAGATCATGATTTAGATTATGATCATCACCATCAATTTCAAGCCAACAGATCATCTCAACCCTCCGATGTTCATGATTCTAGCTGGCCGAATCAACTCTTGCCGGTCTCTTCTCCCACTTCTTGTACCACAAATTTGAGACACAGATCGCTGAATTTCCCCGGCGAAAAGGCCACGGTGACTGGCGCCGCCGAACGGAAGAATCATCTACATAATCAGGAGCATTCCTATGAG TGCAACAACAGTGGGAATGGTGGGGTACCAAAGAAGGCTAGGGTTCAGCAGTCTTCACCTCAACCAGCTTTGAAG GTGAGAAAAGAGAAGTTAGGAGATAGAATTTCAGCTCTTCACCAAATTGTTTCCCCCTTCGGAAAG ACTGATACTGCTTCTGTCTTGTCAGAAGCCATTCGCCACATTATATTCCTTCAGGCTCAAATTCAG GTTGAAGAAAGGAATAGTTTTCCCCACGAAGAACATGGTCAG AACTCCAATGGTTCCCGACGAGTACTCAAGGACTTGAGAAGTAGAGGTCTTTGCTTGGTACCGATATTTTACACTCAACATGTGGGAAATGACAATGACGGAGTCGATTACTGGGCTCCTCCGCCGGCTCCTGGCAGAGCCTTTTGA
- the LOC140960030 gene encoding uncharacterized protein isoform X2, whose translation MMAGNPNWWSMNSMHPQFSSQFVFGSSPNSLSSNPFESDHHIYHHQDFPARSWSQLLLGGLAVDEEESRFGSFHQHRKLEENWYQDLRDLNLNRSYTRDSVVDFKQDHDLDYDHHHQFQANRSSQPSDVHDSSWPNQLLPVSSPTSCTTNLRHRSLNFPGEKATVTGAAERKNHLHNQEHSYECNNSGNGGVPKKARVQQSSPQPALKVRKEKLGDRISALHQIVSPFGKTDTASVLSEAIRHIIFLQAQIQNSNGSRRVLKDLRSRGLCLVPIFYTQHVGNDNDGVDYWAPPPAPGRAF comes from the exons ATGATGGCTGGAAACCCTAACTGGTGGAGCATGAATAGCATGCACCCACAATTTTCTTCTCAATTTGTATTTGGTTCCAGTCCTAATTCACTTTCTTCAAACCCTTTTGAATCTGATCATCATATTTACCATCACCAAGATTTCCCTGCTCGTTCATGGAGCCAACTTCTTCT AGGTGGCTTGGCTGttgatgaagaagaaagcaGGTTTGGTAGTTTTCATCAACATAGGAAGCTGGAAGAGAATTGGTATCAAGACCTGCGAGATTTGAATCTGAACCGGAGTTATACTAGGGATTCTGTTGTCGATTTCAAGCAAGATCATGATTTAGATTATGATCATCACCATCAATTTCAAGCCAACAGATCATCTCAACCCTCCGATGTTCATGATTCTAGCTGGCCGAATCAACTCTTGCCGGTCTCTTCTCCCACTTCTTGTACCACAAATTTGAGACACAGATCGCTGAATTTCCCCGGCGAAAAGGCCACGGTGACTGGCGCCGCCGAACGGAAGAATCATCTACATAATCAGGAGCATTCCTATGAG TGCAACAACAGTGGGAATGGTGGGGTACCAAAGAAGGCTAGGGTTCAGCAGTCTTCACCTCAACCAGCTTTGAAG GTGAGAAAAGAGAAGTTAGGAGATAGAATTTCAGCTCTTCACCAAATTGTTTCCCCCTTCGGAAAG ACTGATACTGCTTCTGTCTTGTCAGAAGCCATTCGCCACATTATATTCCTTCAGGCTCAAATTCAG AACTCCAATGGTTCCCGACGAGTACTCAAGGACTTGAGAAGTAGAGGTCTTTGCTTGGTACCGATATTTTACACTCAACATGTGGGAAATGACAATGACGGAGTCGATTACTGGGCTCCTCCGCCGGCTCCTGGCAGAGCCTTTTGA